Below is a genomic region from Raphanus sativus cultivar WK10039 chromosome 4, ASM80110v3, whole genome shotgun sequence.
TCAGAGTCGGGACAAGCCCGGCTTGGAGCGGCAAGTTTGGTTTCGgctttgattttgattttgtgaaGCAAGTTTCAATCTACGTAAAAAGCATGTTCTTAGTTCTCATACTCAATCCTCTATACTCCTGGAAAGGAAAGAGATTTCAAAACTGGCTCTTAGCTCTTTGATTTCAAAACCTTGAGATTCACTATACTGAATTGATAATTAACTGACCCGTTAAGCGGTTATTAAGCAAGATTGTAAAAGTTTACAACAAAGTATCCTGTATCCACATAAAGACTTGTCATTTTTCGTATACTTTTATTAAACATAGAAAGGATACAAAGCTGTCATTTAAACATGTACgtttatttaagaaaaacattaGATCAGTTTACCAACAATGGGACGTGTTTTGCACATGGTTCTCAACGGCACTAGTATGTTTAATGAGGatgttatgtatatataaattggGTGAAGGTTGCTTGTAATTGTTGTTCCTATTTTATTAAGGTATAAGTGGCTTATTTTCAAGCAAATGTCACAAAAGACTCGTTCAATGCATGgtattaattaagaaaacaaatactcAAAACacactttctatttttagtaaCCACAACTTCTACACTCTCTCATGCCAGACACACATCTTCCACACATAATCGTCAAAAATAACCTTTTCAactaaaaaaacaatcaaacaaaTAAATCTCCATGTCTTTATTTTTCTAGCTCTATTGTTTCTCTCGTGTATGAAAAATCTCACGGCGGAGATAATCAATCTCCGGCCGCCATAATGCCGACAGTTCCTTCACCTGTCCCGCCACAATTAGAACATTACGTGACACCACCTCTCACGGTGATCTTCACCGTACTCTTTCTAATACTCATCTTTGTCGGTTTCTTCACTCTCTATTTCTGCAAGTGTTTTCTCGACACCATAGTGCACGCCTGGCGCATCCATCACCACAATGGAGAAACGGAAACAACAGAAAATCCCTTACAGCCACATGACGAAGCTCCTCCTCCGGTCAATCCTGGCCTAGACCTTAGAATCATAAACTCGTTCCCCACTTTTCCTTATTTCTCCGTTAAGGATCTCCGGGAAGAGAAATACGGCCTCGAATGTGCCATTTGTCTACTTGAATTTGACGGTGATCACGTGCTACGTCTCTTGACAACTTGCTACCACGTGTTTCACCAAGAATGCATCGATCTTTGGTTCGAATCTCACAAGACTTGTCCTGTTTGTCGCCACGACCTAGATCCTCCTCCTCCCCCAGAAAACACCAGCAATGTTCTATCTAACGTCGATGAGATGATCATCGATGTAGTTCAAGAAACCAGTTATGCTGATGATCGTCATCAGACAACAACACCGAATGATACTTGCACGTCTTCGGGACAAAGCAGTTGCGCAAACAACGAAAGATCGAGAAAAGAACAAACATCGCCAGAAATATTCTCGAGATCGCACTCTACGGGACATTCAATAGTGAGAAACAAATTACCAGAGGAAGAAGATAAGTATACATTAAGATTACCAGAGCATGTCAAGATTAATGTTACAAGAGGACATAGCCAAACAAAGAGTTGTGTGACTTTTGCAGAACTTGTTAGAAACAGAAGCTATGATCATCGCCGGTTTGGTGAAGTATCCAATCAAACGCTTGCTACACACTCGGGAAAGTAAAAGAACTTAAGAAATGATCAAAAACCTCTTCTTGacaaaatagttattttattttcttgttgtaTTGATTATATATACTTCTTTTAGGTAGAACATATAACTTGAGGTGCTTTAGTGTTGTCtgtgatgttttttttcttctaacaTATAATTTCTTGAGTATCAGTAACAAGAACAGACAATTTATAGTATAAATGCTAACTAAATTTGAGTGATTGACCGTAGAGAAGAAagctaaaatataataaaataaaattagagttACCACATTGATCAGATGAGAGTTGAATTGTTTGGATTGAAAAGCAGCCACATTAACCTTTGAGCTCTACATGTTAAAGTGagctgattgttttttttttcgtaatATTTTATCCAAGTGAAAACATGAGTTTTCTCATTTCAATTTGAGACATGCTGCTTAGATTTGGTAGAAATGATCAAAAATTTGTTGGATTAATCGGTCTTCTTCTTAAATCTAATTCATTTGCATCTTCTATTATCCAGTTCTATACTTCTATAAGATTTGACAAAATCATCTAAAATGTATATAGTTGACAAAAACAACAAATTCAGGGAGTTATTTgacatataaata
It encodes:
- the LOC108853412 gene encoding RING-H2 finger protein ATL29-like; amino-acid sequence: MPTVPSPVPPQLEHYVTPPLTVIFTVLFLILIFVGFFTLYFCKCFLDTIVHAWRIHHHNGETETTENPLQPHDEAPPPVNPGLDLRIINSFPTFPYFSVKDLREEKYGLECAICLLEFDGDHVLRLLTTCYHVFHQECIDLWFESHKTCPVCRHDLDPPPPPENTSNVLSNVDEMIIDVVQETSYADDRHQTTTPNDTCTSSGQSSCANNERSRKEQTSPEIFSRSHSTGHSIVRNKLPEEEDKYTLRLPEHVKINVTRGHSQTKSCVTFAELVRNRSYDHRRFGEVSNQTLATHSGK